The Triticum urartu cultivar G1812 chromosome 5, Tu2.1, whole genome shotgun sequence genome contains the following window.
GGCCCGTTGATGGCCGTTGGACGGGCATCGGATGGTGGTGTTTGTCGAAGGCGGGTTCATCGGCAAAGTACTACATTCCAGGAGGATGGTGGACACACAATTCTGAAGTAAACCTGACGGACcaagcatcatcatcatcacagAGGGAATAAACGAGCTGGAGGGCTCCTGCAGCAGAACCTCCATCAGAATCTGGTGACCTTGTCAGCCTTGACGACGGGGTTCTGCTGGGCGATCTGCTCCCTGCCGGCCTGCTTGTAGTCGAACTTGCAATCGTGCGCGTCGGCATAGCGGTGCATCGAGCAGAAGGTGTCTCCGCAGCGGCACTTGAACCCCGTCAGCCCGACCTTCTTCCGGCACGACAGGCAGCGGTTGCTGGGTGGCTTCGGCGCCTCCTCCTCGGCTACTTGTTTTCCTTCTTTGGCTGAGGCAGACGCTTCATCCTTGATCTCTGCCACCATTGGTGTGGGTGACGATGCAACAGCAGCGGCAGTTTTGTTCTCGACTAGAAGGGCCATCTTCTTGGCCTTGACAGTGTCTCGGTAACACTTTGAACACATGTTTTCGGTCATCCGGTTGCCGAAGAAGCCACAGTT
Protein-coding sequences here:
- the LOC125510905 gene encoding zinc finger A20 and AN1 domain-containing stress-associated protein 6-like, producing MAQESWKEAEDTGVHAPEAPIMCINNCGFFGNRMTENMCSKCYRDTVKAKKMALLVENKTAAAVASSPTPMVAEIKDEASASAKEGKQVAEEEAPKPPSNRCLSCRKKVGLTGFKCRCGDTFCSMHRYADAHDCKFDYKQAGREQIAQQNPVVKADKVTRF